In the genome of Hyalangium minutum, one region contains:
- a CDS encoding DUF7668 domain-containing protein — translation MKLMGQVRRLIEDLAAGRYAEIAADGRAGRLTEEELRTAVEQYGRTLVPLPVDGEMLVDVYAQTSQPGAVTLDVPLWTREEGRSDLTLSVTAIKQGEAYTVEVDDLHVL, via the coding sequence ATGAAATTGATGGGTCAGGTTCGGCGTCTGATAGAGGATCTGGCGGCAGGGCGGTATGCGGAGATCGCCGCGGATGGTCGAGCAGGGCGCCTCACTGAGGAGGAGTTGAGAACGGCTGTCGAGCAGTATGGGCGGACTCTCGTTCCCTTGCCAGTTGACGGTGAGATGCTTGTAGATGTCTATGCGCAGACGTCTCAGCCGGGTGCGGTCACCCTAGATGTACCTCTGTGGACCCGGGAGGAAGGCCGCAGCGACCTGACACTTTCGGTGACGGCGATCAAGCAGGGTGAAGCCTACACAGTCGAAGTGGACGATCTGCATGTTCTTTAG
- a CDS encoding ISAs1 family transposase: MLQQARVAWDKAVKDPRDGRGRRHGHLGLLGLVVVAFAVGKKGLKQVAQLAQDVGARTRKRLGLPQAVVGSTLWRLLEKQPAAGLRETMMAQVQQVLKDPRTPRLAFPMGVLSLDGKSLWTTHQGEVKGLESVANNEAGRELWSQGALRAVLTSVVAAPCLDMEFVSAKQGESPALRQLFPRVVQAYGEHFGVATGDAGLTAAPNAALVRQWGKHYCFGLKANQPTLHEYAVRVIAAKQCPARARTQERAHGKTVVRELWTPALEPGEVDFPGARMLLLVRQQHWGDDGTCEEEYRYFVTSLDTTLFTFKQLLRLVRVHWGIENRHHWTLDVVLGEDEHQPCRPTRTALEVVAWLRAIAFNLLSFFRARLPLEGRHLVQWDRACELLRDSLVHGRRLETLLTAA; encoded by the coding sequence GTGCTGCAGCAGGCGCGGGTGGCGTGGGACAAGGCAGTGAAGGACCCGAGGGATGGCCGAGGCAGGAGGCATGGGCACCTGGGGTTGTTGGGGCTGGTGGTGGTGGCCTTCGCGGTGGGAAAGAAGGGGCTGAAGCAGGTGGCGCAGTTGGCCCAGGACGTGGGGGCGAGGACGCGAAAGCGGCTGGGACTGCCGCAAGCGGTAGTAGGCTCGACGCTGTGGCGCTTGCTGGAGAAGCAGCCTGCGGCCGGGTTGCGGGAGACGATGATGGCGCAGGTGCAGCAGGTGCTCAAGGACCCGAGGACGCCGCGACTGGCGTTTCCCATGGGCGTGTTGAGCCTGGATGGAAAGAGCCTGTGGACCACCCACCAGGGCGAGGTGAAGGGCTTGGAGTCGGTGGCCAACAACGAGGCGGGCCGCGAGTTGTGGAGCCAGGGGGCGCTGCGGGCGGTGCTCACCAGCGTGGTGGCCGCGCCGTGCCTGGACATGGAGTTTGTCAGCGCCAAGCAGGGAGAGTCCCCCGCCTTGCGGCAGTTGTTTCCTCGGGTGGTGCAGGCCTATGGCGAGCACTTCGGGGTGGCGACGGGGGACGCGGGACTGACGGCCGCACCAAACGCCGCGCTGGTGCGACAGTGGGGCAAGCACTACTGCTTCGGGCTGAAGGCCAATCAACCTACCCTCCATGAGTACGCGGTGCGTGTCATCGCCGCCAAGCAGTGTCCGGCTCGGGCGCGAACCCAGGAGCGGGCTCATGGCAAGACGGTGGTGCGTGAGCTGTGGACGCCCGCGCTTGAGCCGGGCGAGGTGGACTTCCCGGGAGCACGCATGCTGCTGCTGGTGCGCCAGCAGCACTGGGGCGACGACGGCACCTGCGAGGAGGAATACCGCTACTTTGTTACCTCCCTGGACACCACCCTCTTCACCTTCAAACAACTGCTGCGGCTCGTACGGGTGCACTGGGGCATCGAGAACCGGCACCACTGGACGCTCGATGTGGTGCTAGGCGAGGACGAGCACCAGCCCTGCCGCCCCACCCGCACGGCACTGGAGGTGGTGGCCTGGTTGCGTGCCATAGCCTTCAACCTGCTCTCCTTCTTCCGCGCGCGTCTTCCTCTGGAAGGCCGCCACCTCGTGCAGTGGGATCGAGCCTGCGAACTGCTCCGCGACAGCCTCGTCCACGGGCGCAGGCTGGAGACTCTCCTCACTGCTGCCTGA
- a CDS encoding ATP-dependent DNA ligase, with product MKPPRTAGPASWAALDLPLTPPYPPMEAELVRDIPPGDDWQYEPKWDGFRCIVYRDGDHVELQSKAGQPLGRYFPELVEAVRELSPQRFVLDGEIVIPEEGGLSFDALLLRIHPAASRVAMLAKQSPSRLYVFDLLVDARRQLLTDKPLMVRREKLEAFASRYLEPAGQIRLSPATHSQKVARAWLGSQGMDGVVAKRLSSQYTSGERTGMVKVKPQRTADCVVGGFRWAERRESGVGSILLGLYGKDGLLHHVGYCSSFSAKDKKELVEPLESLRGAPGFTGKAPGGPSRWSKRDGAWEPLQTRLVVEVAYDHFSQGRFRHGTQFVRWRPDKAPEQCRMEQVLRRRSRAEVPYVEPGDVHAP from the coding sequence GTGAAGCCGCCACGTACCGCCGGGCCTGCCTCGTGGGCAGCGCTGGACTTGCCGCTGACGCCGCCGTACCCGCCCATGGAGGCGGAGCTGGTGCGGGACATTCCCCCGGGAGACGACTGGCAGTACGAGCCCAAGTGGGACGGCTTCCGGTGCATCGTCTACCGGGACGGGGACCACGTGGAGCTGCAGTCCAAGGCGGGCCAGCCGCTGGGCCGGTACTTCCCGGAGCTCGTCGAGGCCGTGCGCGAGCTGTCGCCCCAGCGCTTCGTGCTGGATGGGGAGATCGTCATCCCGGAGGAGGGCGGGCTCTCGTTCGACGCGCTGCTGCTTCGCATCCACCCCGCGGCGAGCCGGGTGGCCATGCTGGCGAAGCAGAGCCCCTCGCGGCTGTACGTGTTCGATCTGCTGGTGGACGCGCGGAGGCAGCTCCTCACCGACAAGCCGCTGATGGTGCGGCGGGAGAAGCTGGAGGCGTTCGCCTCGCGCTACCTGGAGCCAGCGGGGCAGATCCGGCTGTCACCGGCGACGCACTCGCAGAAGGTGGCGCGGGCGTGGCTGGGCTCGCAGGGGATGGATGGGGTGGTGGCCAAGCGGCTGTCTTCCCAGTACACGTCAGGCGAGCGCACGGGGATGGTGAAGGTGAAGCCACAGCGCACGGCGGACTGCGTGGTGGGAGGCTTCCGCTGGGCGGAGCGGCGGGAGAGTGGGGTGGGCTCCATCCTGCTGGGCCTGTACGGGAAGGACGGGCTGCTGCACCACGTGGGTTACTGCTCGAGCTTCTCGGCGAAGGACAAGAAGGAACTGGTGGAGCCGCTGGAGTCCCTCCGGGGTGCTCCGGGGTTCACGGGCAAGGCGCCGGGAGGCCCGAGCCGCTGGAGCAAGCGGGACGGGGCCTGGGAGCCGCTGCAAACGCGGTTGGTGGTGGAGGTGGCGTACGACCACTTCAGCCAGGGGCGTTTCCGGCACGGCACCCAGTTCGTGCGCTGGCGCCCGGACAAGGCGCCGGAGCAGTGCCGCATGGAGCAGGTGCTGCGGCGGCGCTCGCGGGCCGAGGTTCCCTACGTGGAACCGGGTGACGTCCACGCCCCGTGA
- a CDS encoding DEAD/DEAH box helicase → MDEFLQLAEAQEVSTLLSKVDTAELAVRLGIDTVTTPPKAEARLRVAAVTAFAQRINELGGSDFLRNDTDALDAVHEQAWRAVFYKWTGYLSAMEAQGASPSIDDLILAVASGLAARRPSDVRFMLHRPLVGTALARAATAQPMWDQRVRNDIGRSLVHLVRQRDHADVAESGEVIRQLMVNQKTAESQRFEQQSTKSGAFGLLGLYHLAEATIRTSEFLLSGAAGNGERKNRDFAPQLRRLLTRAEEYLELAGDPEALLWLTGVALVLECIRSDSLWTQARGISEGLDALLATITSNEREKPVFSLLPSQQEALRQHLLDPTRVAVVLQMPTSAGKTLLAEFAIVQAFEAYKTGTRAIYLCPTRALATQIRRTLGEDLARVGIQVSVAGSAFEEDPFELELLESSDGVIVATPEKLDLLLRAHPTWAETLRLVIVDEAHLLKDSERGVRLELLLANLRREHPATRLLLLTPFVENASQIASWLGESRGTPISVHWRPSRVLLGLATIKGGGKNRALTVEWKEPHESARKPDNLKVHVDVPAGLVNSAQDRVAYLYERFSKLGTVLTICSNSRVAAEQVASKVAFAQPVLASTTPALRVAIALARHDYGDESLLANCLERGVAFHHSALSPTLRYLVEDQIRAGTIKFVAATSTLAQGMNFPVAAVLVQSVHKPEGAGPLTPGEFWNIAGRAGRVGVADRGVIVFVNPQDREHWEKYSSSLSESLTSALLSILGQLGDGASLKELYKKHPELRPFIQYLAHAAATLGPAKATADLEELLQASLANRQVKSGVQAQRLRTIARSYLREIGGKNTGYLKIADTTGLGSFSFDSLFAQITHDEVLRSGPGEILRQRQRGLDHLVDALQWLPELNLAIGLGEGQMDVQAVARIVQGWMDGSPIHKLASEFRGKDLPEQTRKAGAYVYSKVSQTISWGAHAYLRGWSMRANIDVDKIPPKDAMLPTYIQYGVHSPEAAVASLLGVPRAFSQAVGDEFRHAHGALTPSAASKFKAFVETADVAQWERIVARCSLNVRAEDVRIIWRQMQGIAERG, encoded by the coding sequence ATGGACGAGTTCCTCCAACTTGCTGAAGCCCAAGAAGTATCCACCCTCCTGAGCAAGGTTGATACCGCCGAACTTGCTGTTCGTCTGGGCATTGACACAGTAACCACTCCACCAAAAGCCGAGGCTCGGCTGCGAGTAGCAGCAGTGACCGCCTTCGCTCAGCGAATTAACGAACTCGGCGGCTCTGACTTCCTTCGCAACGACACAGATGCACTCGACGCTGTACATGAACAGGCTTGGCGTGCGGTGTTCTATAAGTGGACTGGGTACCTCAGTGCCATGGAGGCACAAGGAGCGTCTCCATCCATAGACGACCTCATCCTCGCAGTCGCTTCCGGCTTAGCAGCCCGGCGACCAAGCGACGTACGCTTCATGCTCCATCGTCCCTTGGTTGGAACCGCGTTGGCGAGAGCTGCTACTGCGCAGCCCATGTGGGACCAGCGGGTACGTAACGATATTGGACGGTCGTTAGTACATCTTGTGCGTCAGCGAGATCATGCTGATGTCGCAGAATCTGGCGAAGTCATTCGTCAACTAATGGTGAATCAGAAGACTGCTGAATCGCAGCGGTTTGAGCAGCAGAGCACGAAGTCAGGTGCATTCGGGCTACTTGGCTTATATCACCTTGCTGAAGCGACGATTCGAACATCCGAGTTCCTCCTCTCTGGCGCTGCAGGAAATGGGGAAAGAAAGAATCGAGACTTTGCCCCACAATTGCGACGCCTTCTCACGCGTGCCGAAGAGTACCTCGAACTTGCAGGAGACCCAGAGGCACTGCTTTGGCTGACCGGTGTGGCACTCGTCTTGGAATGCATCCGGAGCGATTCTCTCTGGACCCAGGCACGAGGCATTTCAGAAGGTCTCGATGCACTACTCGCAACAATTACTAGCAATGAACGCGAAAAACCGGTCTTCAGTCTTCTGCCTTCTCAGCAAGAGGCTTTACGTCAGCATCTTCTTGACCCAACCAGAGTCGCTGTTGTCCTTCAAATGCCGACTAGCGCGGGAAAGACCCTTCTTGCCGAATTCGCGATAGTTCAAGCTTTTGAGGCATATAAGACTGGCACTCGCGCCATCTATCTCTGCCCCACTCGAGCATTGGCAACCCAAATTCGTCGGACACTTGGGGAAGACTTGGCGAGAGTGGGTATTCAGGTATCGGTCGCTGGGAGCGCGTTCGAAGAGGACCCCTTTGAACTCGAATTGCTTGAATCGTCCGATGGCGTAATTGTTGCCACTCCCGAGAAGCTCGATCTGCTGTTGAGAGCCCATCCTACATGGGCAGAAACACTGCGCCTCGTTATCGTAGACGAAGCACACCTCCTTAAAGACTCCGAGCGAGGAGTGCGGTTAGAATTGCTTCTCGCGAACCTCCGTCGTGAGCATCCAGCGACACGCCTCCTATTACTCACCCCCTTCGTCGAAAATGCCTCTCAGATTGCAAGTTGGCTTGGCGAAAGCCGTGGGACACCCATTTCGGTCCATTGGCGCCCTTCTCGCGTCCTTTTAGGCCTCGCAACAATCAAGGGTGGAGGAAAGAATCGTGCACTCACAGTTGAATGGAAGGAACCGCACGAGAGCGCGCGAAAGCCGGACAACCTCAAAGTGCATGTTGACGTGCCCGCCGGCTTAGTCAACTCCGCTCAAGATCGTGTCGCCTATCTTTATGAACGCTTTAGCAAGCTTGGCACAGTTTTGACAATATGCAGCAATTCGCGTGTTGCTGCCGAACAAGTAGCCAGTAAGGTTGCTTTTGCTCAACCCGTGCTGGCTTCGACAACTCCGGCCCTCCGAGTTGCGATAGCACTAGCCCGCCATGACTATGGTGATGAGAGTCTCCTTGCAAATTGTCTTGAGCGGGGAGTTGCATTTCACCATTCTGCCTTGTCGCCCACTTTGAGGTATCTTGTTGAGGACCAGATCCGCGCTGGCACCATCAAGTTTGTGGCAGCAACGTCGACCCTTGCACAAGGAATGAATTTCCCTGTGGCCGCAGTTCTTGTGCAGTCGGTTCACAAGCCCGAAGGCGCAGGTCCTCTGACGCCAGGAGAGTTCTGGAACATTGCTGGCCGTGCAGGCAGGGTTGGTGTTGCGGACCGTGGTGTTATTGTCTTCGTCAATCCCCAAGACCGCGAGCACTGGGAGAAATATTCCTCAAGCCTATCGGAGTCGCTCACATCGGCTCTTCTCTCAATTCTTGGGCAGTTAGGCGACGGGGCCTCGCTCAAAGAGCTTTATAAAAAGCATCCTGAACTCAGGCCTTTCATTCAGTACTTGGCGCATGCTGCCGCAACGTTAGGCCCAGCGAAGGCCACTGCCGACCTAGAGGAACTCCTCCAAGCAAGTTTGGCTAACAGACAGGTAAAGTCTGGAGTACAAGCACAGCGGCTCAGAACCATTGCTCGATCCTATCTTAGGGAGATCGGCGGTAAGAATACCGGGTATCTGAAGATTGCGGATACTACCGGACTTGGTTCCTTCAGTTTCGACTCGCTCTTCGCTCAGATCACGCATGATGAGGTGCTGCGCAGCGGTCCTGGGGAGATTCTGCGCCAGCGGCAGAGAGGGCTTGACCACCTTGTCGATGCGCTCCAATGGCTACCAGAACTCAACCTAGCTATCGGGCTTGGTGAAGGCCAGATGGATGTGCAAGCCGTCGCACGCATCGTCCAAGGTTGGATGGACGGGTCCCCCATTCATAAGCTTGCATCCGAATTCAGAGGGAAAGACCTTCCTGAACAGACTCGCAAAGCGGGTGCTTACGTTTACAGCAAGGTATCACAGACCATCTCGTGGGGCGCGCACGCTTACCTTCGTGGCTGGAGCATGCGAGCAAATATCGACGTGGATAAGATTCCACCCAAAGATGCCATGCTGCCTACCTATATTCAGTACGGCGTCCACTCTCCCGAGGCGGCGGTGGCCTCTCTTCTAGGAGTACCTAGAGCTTTTTCACAAGCTGTGGGTGATGAATTCCGTCATGCGCACGGCGCACTCACGCCATCTGCGGCGTCCAAATTTAAAGCGTTCGTGGAAACGGCCGACGTCGCCCAATGGGAGCGTATTGTGGCTCGGTGTTCGCTAAATGTCCGAGCTGAGGATGTACGCATCATCTGGAGGCAAATGCAGGGTATCGCAGAGCGAGGATAA
- the ligD gene encoding non-homologous end-joining DNA ligase, producing the protein MNAEALANLEEGASGERTLRIAGRELRLTHLDKPFWPELGITKGDLLRYYAQVAPVLLPHVADRAMVMKRYPNGAFGPFFFMKRAPVPRPEWVKTCSITHGSGNVIDFPVIGDLASLLWVVNLGCIDLNPWYARCDDVLRPDYLHFDLDPGQAPWEQVVEVGFILRDVLKGLKMPPLVKTSGSKGLHLYIPIRRGPTQKQVWTIAKALAQELAAAHPELVTAEYRIAKRPVGRVLVDYNQNALGRTLASIYSVRPTPDASVSTPVTWEELEKGARIEDFTLRNVPARVKRRGDLWKPLLSAKGRVDLGRFL; encoded by the coding sequence ATGAACGCGGAGGCGCTGGCCAACCTCGAGGAAGGCGCGAGCGGGGAGCGCACCCTGCGCATTGCAGGCCGCGAGCTGCGCCTGACCCACCTGGACAAGCCGTTCTGGCCGGAGCTGGGCATCACCAAGGGAGACCTGCTGCGCTACTACGCGCAGGTGGCGCCGGTGCTGCTGCCCCACGTCGCGGACCGGGCCATGGTGATGAAGCGGTACCCGAACGGGGCCTTCGGGCCGTTCTTCTTCATGAAGCGGGCGCCGGTGCCACGGCCGGAGTGGGTGAAGACGTGCTCCATCACCCACGGCTCGGGCAACGTCATCGACTTCCCGGTGATTGGAGACCTGGCGTCGCTGCTCTGGGTGGTGAACCTGGGCTGCATCGACCTGAACCCCTGGTACGCGCGGTGCGATGACGTGCTGCGGCCGGACTACCTGCACTTCGATCTGGACCCGGGCCAGGCGCCCTGGGAGCAGGTGGTGGAAGTGGGCTTCATCCTGCGGGACGTGCTCAAGGGCCTGAAGATGCCGCCGCTGGTGAAGACCTCGGGCTCCAAGGGGCTGCACCTCTACATCCCCATTCGCCGGGGCCCGACGCAGAAGCAGGTGTGGACCATCGCGAAGGCGCTCGCGCAGGAGCTGGCCGCGGCGCACCCGGAGCTCGTCACCGCCGAGTACCGCATCGCCAAGCGCCCCGTGGGCCGCGTGCTCGTGGACTACAACCAGAACGCGCTGGGACGCACGCTGGCGTCCATCTACTCGGTGCGCCCCACGCCTGACGCCAGCGTGTCCACGCCCGTGACGTGGGAGGAACTGGAGAAGGGAGCGCGCATCGAGGACTTCACCCTGCGCAACGTGCCCGCCCGCGTGAAGCGCCGGGGAGACCTGTGGAAGCCGCTGCTGTCCGCGAAGGGGCGGGTGGACTTGGGGAGGTTCCTGTGA
- a CDS encoding serine/threonine-protein kinase: protein MERASEPTGLLFGPPLGTRVHDWLLVDYHGHGAYGVVYRAVRIGQASAGPVALKMAMRPWDPRFMREVGLLSLVHHPSIPRLLGHGFWRHPSGTFFPYIIMEWIQGTPLYTWALEHHPTNLQVLQMLAQLARALEATHAAGAVHRDVKGDNMLVRHSDGQAVLTDFGAGNYPCAARLTWEPLPPGTPPYRSPEAWLFERRSEHSQDAHYVAGPADDVYALGVTAYRLVTGEYPFTAGLLQDDAGAWTLDALPLPSPQELNPRLDAQLSALIVRMLSVSPEARGTARELAEALEAAASCVEKQAGGSRIPPRVGGRSWSIRSAWVLAGALLVLWAWKAVHAPSHIESVEEPVASLSKRTERDTANLGETTPQPQPPPEQSSSQPKTISQAPPPEPFPGQLTPDAKGRCPGSKQISLNGGCWVEVPTKDAEECEKNSLVFIKGRCYAPSMGTRRKPPPTSAPPDFR from the coding sequence ATGGAACGCGCGTCAGAGCCCACGGGTCTTCTCTTCGGTCCTCCCCTGGGCACCCGGGTGCACGACTGGCTGTTGGTGGACTACCACGGGCACGGCGCCTATGGGGTGGTCTACCGCGCCGTCCGCATCGGCCAGGCGTCCGCAGGCCCCGTGGCTCTCAAGATGGCCATGCGCCCGTGGGATCCGCGCTTCATGCGGGAGGTGGGGCTGCTGTCGCTCGTGCACCACCCGAGCATCCCGCGACTGCTCGGCCATGGCTTCTGGCGGCACCCATCGGGCACGTTCTTTCCGTACATCATCATGGAGTGGATTCAGGGCACGCCGCTGTACACGTGGGCGCTCGAGCACCACCCCACGAACCTGCAGGTGCTCCAGATGCTGGCGCAGCTGGCACGGGCGCTCGAAGCGACCCATGCCGCCGGCGCGGTGCACCGGGACGTGAAGGGCGACAATATGCTGGTGCGCCACTCGGATGGCCAGGCCGTGCTGACGGACTTTGGCGCCGGCAACTATCCCTGTGCCGCGAGGTTGACGTGGGAGCCCCTGCCGCCGGGGACTCCGCCCTACCGCTCTCCCGAAGCGTGGCTGTTCGAGCGCCGCTCCGAGCACTCCCAGGACGCTCATTACGTGGCCGGACCCGCGGATGACGTGTACGCGCTGGGAGTGACAGCCTACCGGCTCGTCACCGGCGAGTATCCCTTCACCGCTGGGCTCCTACAGGATGACGCAGGCGCCTGGACTTTGGATGCGCTCCCCCTGCCCTCTCCCCAGGAACTCAATCCGCGCTTGGATGCCCAGCTCAGCGCGCTCATTGTCCGCATGCTCTCAGTGTCCCCAGAGGCTCGCGGCACCGCCAGAGAACTCGCAGAAGCACTGGAAGCCGCTGCGTCATGTGTGGAGAAGCAGGCGGGAGGCTCTCGCATCCCTCCTCGAGTGGGCGGGAGGTCGTGGAGCATCCGGAGCGCATGGGTGCTCGCGGGAGCACTCCTCGTGCTTTGGGCCTGGAAGGCCGTGCACGCGCCATCCCACATCGAGTCCGTGGAAGAGCCGGTGGCCTCGCTCTCAAAACGAACAGAGAGAGACACCGCCAACCTGGGCGAGACGACGCCACAGCCCCAGCCGCCACCGGAACAAAGCTCCTCCCAGCCCAAGACGATCAGCCAAGCCCCACCTCCGGAGCCCTTTCCGGGACAGCTCACCCCTGATGCGAAAGGCCGCTGCCCTGGCTCCAAGCAGATTTCCCTCAACGGAGGCTGCTGGGTGGAAGTTCCCACCAAAGATGCCGAGGAGTGCGAGAAGAACAGCTTGGTCTTCATCAAGGGCCGCTGCTACGCACCATCTATGGGCACGCGCCGCAAACCGCCGCCCACGTCCGCGCCTCCGGATTTCCGATAA
- a CDS encoding phytoene desaturase family protein: MRVGATLAKSYDAVVIGAGPNGLAAAIVLAQAGRSVLVREANDAVGGSCRSAELTLPGFIHDICSTVQALAVASPFLRSLPLAEHGLELVFPKAPYAHPLDDGTAAVAYRSLEETAATLGRDGEAWKQLYGPLVRDWEKLVPELLGPFNPFPKHPLAMARFGLMALRSARGLAHTWFDGDPAKALFAGVAAHSILPLDSMATSAFGLVLGTSAHAAGWPVAKGGSQKLADALASLLRSLGGDIELNARVESLDELPPAKAILCDVTARQLLKLAGSRLPEGYRKHLQAFRYGPGVHKVDWALSEPIPWKAAACRDAGTLHLGGTFDELAASEQAPWEQRYAEKPYVLLVQYPFDASRAPAGKQTAWAYCHVPHGGDLDVTDRIEQQVERFAPGFKDTIVARHVMGPAAMERHNANLIGGDITGGANMLSQIFTRPAPRMNPYKTPVKGLYLCSASTPPGGGVHGMSGYHAAKTALREVLR, from the coding sequence ATGAGAGTGGGGGCTACCTTGGCGAAGTCCTACGACGCGGTGGTGATCGGAGCAGGCCCCAACGGACTGGCGGCAGCCATCGTGCTGGCCCAGGCGGGGCGCTCGGTGCTGGTGCGCGAGGCGAATGACGCGGTCGGCGGCTCATGCCGCTCCGCCGAGCTGACGCTGCCCGGCTTCATCCACGACATCTGCTCCACTGTCCAGGCCCTGGCCGTGGCCTCTCCGTTCCTGCGCAGCCTCCCGCTGGCCGAGCACGGGCTGGAGCTCGTCTTCCCCAAGGCCCCCTACGCCCATCCGCTCGACGACGGCACCGCCGCCGTGGCTTATCGCTCCCTGGAGGAGACGGCCGCCACGCTGGGCCGCGACGGAGAGGCCTGGAAGCAGCTCTATGGGCCCCTCGTGCGCGACTGGGAGAAGCTCGTGCCGGAGCTGCTCGGCCCCTTCAATCCCTTCCCGAAGCACCCCCTCGCCATGGCCCGCTTCGGGCTCATGGCGCTGCGCTCCGCCCGGGGCCTCGCGCACACGTGGTTCGATGGAGACCCCGCCAAGGCCCTGTTCGCGGGTGTGGCCGCGCACTCCATTCTGCCGCTGGACTCGATGGCCACCAGCGCGTTCGGGCTCGTGCTCGGCACCAGCGCCCACGCGGCAGGCTGGCCCGTGGCGAAGGGCGGCTCCCAGAAGCTGGCCGATGCCCTGGCGTCCCTCCTCCGCTCCCTGGGCGGCGACATCGAGCTGAACGCGCGCGTCGAGAGCCTCGACGAGCTGCCTCCGGCGAAGGCCATCCTCTGCGATGTCACCGCCCGGCAGCTCCTGAAGCTCGCCGGCTCCCGGCTGCCCGAAGGCTACCGGAAGCACCTCCAGGCGTTCCGCTACGGCCCGGGCGTGCACAAGGTGGACTGGGCGCTGTCGGAGCCCATCCCCTGGAAGGCCGCTGCCTGCCGGGACGCGGGCACCCTTCACCTGGGCGGCACGTTCGACGAGCTCGCCGCCTCCGAGCAGGCCCCCTGGGAGCAGCGCTACGCCGAGAAGCCCTACGTGCTGCTGGTGCAGTACCCGTTCGATGCCAGCCGCGCCCCCGCCGGGAAGCAGACCGCCTGGGCGTACTGCCATGTGCCTCACGGCGGAGACCTGGACGTCACGGACCGCATCGAGCAACAGGTGGAGCGCTTCGCCCCGGGCTTCAAGGACACCATCGTCGCCCGCCACGTCATGGGCCCGGCCGCCATGGAACGCCACAACGCCAACCTCATCGGAGGCGACATCACCGGCGGCGCCAACATGCTCTCGCAGATCTTCACGCGGCCGGCGCCCCGGATGAACCCGTACAAGACACCCGTGAAGGGGCTCTACCTGTGCTCGGCCTCCACCCCTCCGGGAGGCGGGGTCCATGGCATGTCCGGCTACCACGCGGCGAAGACGGCCCTGAGGGAAGTCTTGCGCTGA